A DNA window from Vigna unguiculata cultivar IT97K-499-35 chromosome 10, ASM411807v1, whole genome shotgun sequence contains the following coding sequences:
- the LOC114165059 gene encoding protein mago nashi homolog — translation MGSEEENNEFYLRYYVGHKGKFGHEFLEFEFRPDGKLRYANNSNYKNDTIIRKEVYLTPAVLRECRRIIAESEIMREDDNNWPEPDRVGRQELEIVMGNEHISFTTSKIGSLVDVQSSADPEGLRIFYYLVQDLKCFVFSLISLHFKIKPI, via the exons ATGGGGAGCGAAGAGGAGAACAACGAATTCTACCTCCGTTACTACGTCGGTCACAAGGGGAAGTTCGGTCACGAGTTCTTGGAGTTCGAGTTTCGCCCCGACGGGAAGCTCCGCTACGCCAACAACTCCAACTACAAAAACGACACCATCATCCGGAAGGAGGTTTACCTCACTCCCGCCGTTCTCCGCGAGTGCCGTCGCATCATCGCCGAAAGCGAG ATTATGAGGGAAGATGATAACAACTGGCCGGAACCGGACCGGGTGGGGCGGCAGGAGCTGGAGATTGTTATGGGGAATGAGCACATATCGTTCACCACCTCGAAAATTGGATCTTTGGTGGATGTTCAGAGCAGCGCTGACCCGGAAGGACTTCGTATCTTTTACTACCTTGTTCAG GATTTGAAGTGCTTTGTCTTCTCTCTCATTTCACTTCACTTCAAGATCAAACCTATCTAA
- the LOC114166166 gene encoding probable serine/threonine-protein kinase cdc7, whose amino-acid sequence MAEFEFELDLEEKSWHLFALLLRIGHAVYPSRLAAECRLFAASPEFVCYISSLPGSPLSVTDNGLVTPSVSTVFALGNFFSLRLSPEPQTHRLRKRKLLLDSSEANGVEHKRLAIRNGIREMSFQSFADAAEALMKRNFPVIKFESQNIGSGNFVFPLRVDKNEKCSGCLMPNFKHRQANNDASPTMSNEEVSKSIIKDLNGPKLADVNRFMACNLRIDRALLYSSIFKNGIDANSFGFGKKMDCFDAFTHDCTELNSINHVESGTGESNACKNLPGRPDEDDELQSGSKKGLKDTGSNRDKVDVIQMVNAALCGEELTNGLQKKNPCHAINLETMEGERDIITYKRANSSSNPKRPLKSSSTLKGGQKNDLHPKSQILKESPASSKCNNVPKNVDQFKNDQKLATRKQNHKENKAENIPATTKVEKKAYPSFEAFTIEEEEGSGGYGTVYRAQRTTDGKRVAIKCPHSNAHKNHVTTERNMLERFGGKNFIIRYEGSLKNDNTDCFVLEHVEHERPEVLKKEIDLFQIQWYGYCLFRALYCLHKEGVVHRDVKPGNFLFSRKQSRGYLIDFNLAMDLKQKNNFGSKSKPNLVASSHNVSLSSRSAPLVRGKNLGGSKSLTSNKRALADYKNYSELNRHVKQKAFNGPQKSGPDMVGGSFHRAQGTDGSGITSARDASTRTASAERLREPLPSHGRKELISFVNTMKCTNNSSIIGPSSQRKRVTAPSSRVDGKIFHITPMPLHSSTVGAGLLRSKGDGKQKKEGSCVGTKGFRAPEVLLRSQHQGYKIDIWSAGVTLLYMVIGKTPFTGDPEQNIKEIVKLRGSEEFWEVAKLHDREVSFPVELLDARYLQPLDLEAWCKTHTKRPEFLEQIPKSLFDLIDKCLTVNPRNRLSAEDVLRHQFFDSLNESLRKQRMMQRAIRSEAAAASAAI is encoded by the exons ATGGCTGAGTTCGAATTCGAACTTGATCTCGAAGAAAAATCATGGCATCTCTTTGCACTCCTTCTCCGAATTGGCCACGCAGTATATCCTTCACGCCTCGCCGCAGAGTGCCGATTATTCGCCGCCTCGCCAGAATTTGTCTGCTACATCAGTTCTCTCCCTGGTTCACCACTATCTGTCACAGACAACGGACTCGTCACGCCCTCTGTTAGTACGGTTTTTGCACTTGGAAACTTCTTCTCTCTTCGTCTCTCACCTGAACCCCAGACGCACCGTCTCAGGAAACGCAAGTTACTATTGGACTCGTCTGAAG CAAATGGAGTAGAACACAAAAGGTTAGCGATTCGAAATGGAATTCGAGAAATGTCTTTCCAG AGTTTTGCTGATGCTGCAGAGGCTCTGATGAAAAGAAACTTCCctgtaataaaatttgaatcacAGAACATAGGTAGCGGGAATTTTGTATTCCCCTTGCGTgttgataaaaatgaaaaatgttcaGGTTGTCTAATGCCAAATTTTAAACATAGGCAAGCCAATAATGATGCCAGCCCAACCATGTCTAACGAAGAGGTTTCTAAATCAATTATCAAAGACTTAAACGGTCCAAAGCTAGCGGACGTAAACAGATTCATGGCATGTAATCTTCGTATTGATCGTGCTCTGTTATATTCCTCAATATTCAAGAACGGAATTGATGCTAATAGTTTTGGATTTGGGAAGAAAATGGATTGTTTTGATGCATTTACGCATGACTGTACTGAACTAAATAGTATTAATCATGTGGAAAGTGGTACGGGTGAAAGTAATGCATGTAAAAATCTACCAGGAAGAcctgatgaagatgatgaactGCAAAGTGGTTCAAAGAAGGGGTTGAAGGATACTGGCTCAAATAGAGACAAGGTAGATGTCATTCAGATGGTCAATGCTGCACTCTGTGGAGAAGAATTGACTAATGGTTTGCAAAAAAAGAACCCATGCCATgcaataaatttggaaacaatgGAGGGTGAGAGAGACATAATAACTTATAAAAGAGCCAATTCCTCTTCAAATCCCAAGCGGCCTCTGAAATCTTCCAGCACATTAAAGGGGGGACAGAAGAATGATCTGCACCCTAAATCACAAATTCTAAAAGAGTCACCAGCCAGCAGTAAATGTAATAATGTTCCAAAAAATgttgatcaatttaaaaatgatcAGAAACTTGCAACGAGGAAGCAAAATCATAAAGAGAACAAAGCAGAAAATATTCCCGCTACTACTAAG GTGGAGAAAAAAGCATATCCATCATTTGAAGCTTTTACaatagaggaagaagaaggtTCAG gtGGTTATGGCACTGTCTACCGTGCGCAAAGAACTACGGATGGAAAACGGGTTGCaataaaat GTCCTCATAGTAATGCTCATAAAAACCACGTAACTACTGAACGGAATATGCTCGAGCGTTTTGG TGGTAAAAACTTCATAATAAGGTATGAAGGTTCTTTGAAAAATGACAACACCGACTGCTTTGTTTTAGAGCATGTTGAGCACGAGAGACCTGAG GTTTTGAAAAAGGAAATTGATTTATTCCAGATTCAATGGTACGGTTATTGCCTGTTCAGGGCCCTTTATTGCTTGCACAAAGAG GGAGTTGTTCACAGAGACGTTAAACCTGGAAACTTCCTTTTCTCTCGAAAGCAAAGCAGAGGCTACCTTATTGATTTCAACCTTGCCATG GATTTGAAGCAGAAGAACAACTTTGGAA GTAAATCAAAACCCAACCTGGTTGCATCATCTCATAatgtttctctttcttctcgTTCTGCCCCTTTGGTCCGAGGCAAGAACCTTGGAGGCAGCAAGTCTTTAACATCCAATAAAAGGGCCTTAGCGGATTATAAGAATTATTCTGAACTTAATAGGCATGTGAAACAAAAGGCTTTTAATGGTCCTCAGAAAAGTGGTCCCGACATGGTTGGTGGGAGTTTTCATAGAGCACAAGGAACAGACGGCTCGGGTATAACTTCTGCGAGAGATGCTAGCACTAGGACTGCTTCTGCAGAGAGGCTCAGGGAACCTTTACCTTCCCACGGAAGAAAGGAGCTTATCAGCTTTGTGAATACTATGAAATGTACAAACAACAGTTCAATAATAGGTCCTTCCTCTCAAAGGAAAAGGGTTACTGCTCCCTCAAGCAGGGTAGATGGCAAGATTTTTCATATTACCCCGATGCCTCTGCATTCATCTACTGTTGGTGCGGGATTATTGAGAAGCAAAG GAGATGGAAAACAGAAGAAGGAAGGTTCATGTGTTGGAACCAAAGGATTCCGTGCACCAGAG GTTTTGTTAAGATCTCAGCATCAGGGATATAAGATTGATATTTGGTCAGCTGGCGTCACTCTACTGTATATGGTGATAGGGAAGACTCCTTTCACTGGCGACCCGGAACA gaacataaaagaaattgttaAATTGCGGGGCAGCGAAGAGTTTTGGGAAGTGGCCAAGTTACATGACCGTGAAGTGTCTTTTCCTGTG GAGTTACTTGATGCGCGATACTTGCAGCCATTGGACTTGGAAGCCTGGTGCAAAACTCACACAAAGAGACCAGAATTTCTTGAGCAGATCCCGAAATCGTTGTTTGATTTGATAGACAAGTGTCTAACAGTTAATCCAAGAAATAGACTTAGTGCTGAAGATGTTCTAAGACATCAATTCTTTGACTCACTTAACGAGTCTCTGAGAAAGCAAAGGATGATGCAACGCGCTATCAGATCGGAGGCTGCAGCAGCTTCTGCTGCAATCTGA
- the LOC114165443 gene encoding uncharacterized protein LOC114165443, producing the protein MQSSSSLYLSKSFFTTHHHHLGFNHTLSSTHNSLSSLSSTLLKPCSTRLITAQAQKPKRSVPKEGVRVRGNKENVWSIDNELAKVASASSQKEKRRKRRVVKRKGEKGGRIIVSGAMLVEVETVLQTQEPVIKPVWNTFASSLNGIWKGVGAVFSPITAEMEPMEIGSKNENLYDCYTLSRIEAVPSASGDPTSQIRRKVNWVTLNPYGETQQHNKGSNATKDRKHKTGENVTNHTLPTFESFDLERGDVMEEDVMGCEPGLVYFEDGSYSRGPMDIPVGESDDTKYFISPTFKFEQCLVKGCHKRIRIVHTIEFSNGGADIQIMRVAVYEEEWASPSSIDDQSDMEFHVKPLSQRKRTKPSDLTGSWKVFEIGATPVYGEESMAEEGTETPYVYLCTENLKKRSLPENTNYFGEEERLDMQDVTMLWLPGGVTCYVDINKDGILCIGVGWYSDEGINLVMERDYGLDGKLKEVRWKTEVKRRWSSPPPIE; encoded by the exons ATGCAATCCTCTTCTTCCCTTTACCTCAGCAAGTCCTTCTTCACCacacaccaccaccaccttgGCTTCAACCACACCCTCTCTTCCACCCACAATTCCCTTTCCTCTCTTTCCTCCACCCTCCTCAAGCCATGTTCCACAAGGCTCATAACAGCTCAGGCTCAAAAGCCCAAGAGGAGTGTCCCAAAAGAGGGTGTGAGGGTGAGGGGCAACAAGGAGAATGTGTGGAGCATTGACAATGAGCTTGCCAAGGTTGCTTCTGCTTCTTCTCAGAAGGagaagaggaggaagaggagAGTGGTGAAGAGGAAGGGGGAAAAGGGTGGAAGGATCATTGTCTCTGGGGCTATGTTGGTGGAGGTTGAGACTGTTCTTCAGACCCAG GAACCGGTGATAAAACCAGTTTGGAATACATTCGCGAGCAGTCTCAATGGAATATGGAAGGGTGTAGGTGCTGTGTTCTCTCCCATAACAGCTGAAATGGAACCGATGGAAATAGGAAGCAAGAATGAAAATCTATATGACTGCTATACTCTTTCCCGTATAGAGGCAGTACCATCAGCTTCCGGCGATCCAACGTCTCAAATCCGGAGAAAGGTTAACTGGGTGACTTTGAACCCTTATGGCGAAACACAACAGCATAACAAAGGAAGCAATGCAACCAAAGACAGAAAGCACAAAACCGGCGAAAATGTAACAAATCACACTTTGCCTACATTTGAATCCTTTGACCTTGAAAGGGGTGATGTGATGGAAGAAGATGTCATGGGCTGTGAACCGGGCCTTGTTTACTTTGAA GATGGATCTTATTCTCGAGGTCCTATGGATATTCCAGTGGGTGAATCCGATGATACAAAGTACTTTATCTCACCAACTTTCAAGTTTGAACAA TGTTTGGTTAAGGGCTGCCACAAAAGAATCCGAATCGTCCATACCATAGAATTCAGTAATGGCGGTGCAGACATTCAGATAATGAGAGTCGCAGTGTATGAAGAAGAATGGGCCAGTCCTTCTTCGATCGATGACCAGAG TGATATGGAGTTCCATGTGAAGCCATTGTCACAGAGAAAACGAACCAAGCCATCAGATTTGACAGGGTCATGGAAAGTTTTTGAGATCGGCGCGACTCCGGTGTACGGCGAGGAGAGCATGGCCGAAGAAGGAACTGAGACACCGTATGTGTACCTTTGTACAGAGAATCTGAAGAAGAGGAGCCTCCCGGAGAACACGAACTACTTCGGCGAAGAGGAGCGGCTTGACATGCAGGATGTGACCATGCTGTGGCTTCCCGGAGGTGTGACATGCTATGTTGACATCAACAAAGATGGCATTCTTTGCATTGGAGTTGGTTGGTACTCTGATGAAGGGATCAATCTTGTGATGGAGAGAGACTATGGTTTGGATGGAAAGCTTAAAGAGGTGAGATGGAAAACAGAGGTGAAGAGAAGGTGGTCAAGTCCTCCTCCCATTGAATAA
- the LOC114167620 gene encoding pentatricopeptide repeat-containing protein At1g02150, whose product MSVLRFESSLHNQTLSLSSSLSYSLPIKPSSSTLSVARTRATCLPLVTCSVSKVHNYGTVDYERRPIVRWNDVYRRISLNPDPDMGSAEVLNRWENEGKTLTKWELSRVVKELRKYKKFRRALEVYDWINNRPERFRVSESDAAIQLDLIAKVRGFSSAEVFFLSLEDQLKNKRTYGALLNVYVYSRSKEKAESLFDTMRSKGYVVHPLPFNVMMTLYMNVKEYDKVDMLVSEMMEKKIQLDIYTYNIWLSSCGSQGSIEKMEQVFEQMEKDPTIIPNWSTFSTMASMYIRMDQTEKAEECLRNVENRIKGRDRIPFHYLLSLYGRIGNKDEVYRVWNTYKSVFPKNTPNLGYHAVISSLVKVHDIAGAEKLYKEWVSVKLSYDPRVGNLLLDWYVEAGDMQKALSFFKKMKEDGGFPNSNTWEILSEGYIADKRISEALSCLKEAFMVANDSRSWRPKPLNLSAFIELCQEQGDMESAESLTELLKLSKFSKYKAYESFIGSSDDEVDRTDDIIHGSENMDGDSEMMLNELQGSF is encoded by the exons ATGAGTGTCCTTAGATTTGAATCTTCTCTTCACAACCAaaccctttctctctcttcttcgcTCTCTTACTCTCTCCCCATCAAGCCCTCTTCCTCCACTCTCTCCGTCGCTCGCACGCGCGCCACGTGCCTCCCCTTGGTAACGTGTTCCGTCTCCAAGGTCCACAACTATGGCACCGTGGACTACGAACGCCGCCCCATTGTGCGGTGGAACGACGTGTACCGCCGGATATCGCTCAACCCGGACCCCGACATGGGCTCCGCCGAGGTGCTTAACCGGTGGGAGAACGAAGGTAAAACCCTCACCAAGTGGGAACTCTCCAGAGTCGTCAAGGAGTTGAGGAAGTACAAGAAGTTTCGGAGAGCCCTTGAG GTATATGATTGGATAAACAATAGACCAGAGCGGTTTAGAGTTTCTGAGAGTGATGCAGCAATTCAGTTAGATCTAATCGCAAAAGTTCGTGGGTTTTCTAGTGCAGAAGTATTTTTCCTGAGTCTGgaagatcaattaaaaaataagagaacTTACGGTGCCCTTTTGAATGTATATGTGTATTCCAGATCAAAGGAAAAGGCAGAATCTTTATTTGACACAATGAGGAGTAAAGGGTATGTAGTACATCCACTACCATTTAATGTAATGATGACCCTGTACATGAACGTAAAGGAATATGATAAAGTTGATATGCTGGTTTCTGAAATGATGGAAAAAAAGATACAGCTAGATATCTACACATATAATATCTGGTTATCTTCTTGTGGATCTCAAGGATCAATAGAGAAGATGGAACAAGTGTTTGAACAGATGGAAAAAGATCCTACCATCATCCCTAACTGGTCTACGTTCAGCACAATGGCTTCAATGTACATTAGGATGGATCAGACTGAAAAAGCAGAAGAGTGCTTAAGAAATGTTGAGAATAGAATTAAAGGTCGTGATAGAATTCCTTTTCATTATCTCCTGAGTTTATATGGACGTATTGGAAACAAAGACGAAGTTTATCGAGTTTGGAATACGTACAAATCAGTTTTTCCAAAAAATACACCAAACTTGGGATACCATGCTGTTATTTCTTCTCTGGTTAAAGTGCATGATATTGCAGGTGCAGAAAAACTTTATAAGGAATGGGTTTCAGTAAAGTTAAGTTATGATCCTAGAGTAGGAAACCTTCTCCTAGACTGGTATGTGGAAGCAGGTGATATGCAGAAGGCTCTGAGTTTCTTCAAGAAGATGAAGGAGGATGGTGGTTTTCCAAATTCAAATACATGGGAGATTCTCTCAGAGGGCTACATTGCAGATAAGAGGATTTCTGAGGCCTTGTCCTGTTTGAAAGAAGCTTTTATGGTTGCTAATGATTCAAGGAGTTGGAGACCAAAGCCCTTGAACTTGTCTGCATTCATTGAGCTTTGCCAAGAGCAAGGTGACATGGAAAGTGCTGAGTCTTTAACTGAACTGTTGAAGCTGTCcaaatttagtaaatataaaGCTTATGAATCATTCATCGGCTCATCTGATGATGAAGTAGATAGAACTGATGATATCATCCATGGCAGTGAAAACATGGATGGTGACTCCGAAATGATGTTGAACGAACTACAGGGTAGCTTTTGA